One region of Limnospira fusiformis SAG 85.79 genomic DNA includes:
- a CDS encoding iron ABC transporter substrate-binding protein has translation MFKRRHFLAGMLTLALVLGIAQVSQSQNQTLTIYSGRQEALIGPLIKRAEQELGLNIRVRYGDTAELAIAIIEEGRNSPADIFFAQDAGALGALQKAGRTRAIPAQIISRVDSRFRSPNNHWVGITGRARVLAYNTRQVNRNELPNSISELTQPKWRGRVGWAPTNGSFQSFVTAMRLVEGDAKTMQWLQAMRNNGVVVYRNNTTIVEAVGRGEVDIGLVNNYYLYRFLADDPNFPVAHHYTRGDAGSLINIAGVAILDTARNAQDAQRFIQFLLTNNAQNFFARETKEYPLVEGIPAPERQLSIEQINPPRIDLANLADLQGTMVLLQRAGVL, from the coding sequence ATGTTCAAACGTAGACATTTTTTAGCGGGGATGCTCACCCTAGCCTTAGTTCTGGGTATAGCCCAAGTTAGCCAGTCTCAGAATCAGACTTTAACTATTTACTCTGGGCGACAAGAGGCTCTGATTGGTCCATTAATCAAACGAGCCGAACAGGAGCTAGGTCTTAATATTAGAGTCCGCTATGGTGACACTGCCGAATTAGCGATCGCTATTATTGAAGAAGGACGCAATAGCCCTGCTGACATATTTTTTGCCCAAGATGCTGGAGCCTTGGGAGCCTTACAAAAAGCCGGTCGAACTCGCGCCATTCCCGCACAAATCATCAGCAGAGTAGATTCTCGTTTCCGTTCCCCTAACAACCACTGGGTAGGGATTACAGGTAGAGCGCGGGTACTAGCCTACAACACCAGGCAGGTCAACCGCAACGAACTACCCAACTCCATCTCCGAACTCACCCAACCCAAATGGCGGGGGAGAGTTGGCTGGGCTCCCACCAACGGTTCTTTTCAGTCCTTCGTTACCGCCATGCGCCTAGTAGAAGGTGATGCTAAAACCATGCAATGGCTCCAAGCCATGAGAAATAATGGGGTTGTAGTTTACCGGAACAATACGACCATTGTTGAAGCCGTAGGTCGAGGAGAAGTAGATATTGGGTTAGTCAATAACTACTACCTATATCGCTTCTTAGCAGATGATCCTAACTTCCCCGTCGCTCACCACTACACCCGTGGCGACGCAGGATCATTAATTAACATAGCCGGAGTAGCTATTCTCGACACAGCCAGAAACGCCCAAGATGCACAGCGATTTATCCAGTTTTTACTCACCAATAACGCCCAAAACTTCTTCGCTCGAGAAACAAAAGAATATCCCCTAGTCGAAGGAATACCAGCCCCAGAGCGACAGTTATCTATTGAGCAAATCAATCCCCCAAGAATTGACTTAGCCAATCTAGCTGACTTACAGGGGACCATGGTACTGCTACAACGGGCGGGCGTGTTATA
- a CDS encoding bifunctional orotidine-5'-phosphate decarboxylase/orotate phosphoribosyltransferase codes for MNFFDKLISSIERNQSLLYVNLDPDPEVYPPNFENEQGLGLVDDGKLVEEWYRWLKAIVEQTANLVCAYKLTLNTYLGLGLSGWHLLQQILDHIPSTIPVILDAKHADLNSASLFARMIFTEWGVDACTVSPYTGQDLVTPFLVYPNKAVFVLCATANPSANLLQEYPNPAHPLYLELVRATQTWGTPEQVGLEVGVMADMLARIRRQAPERLILVQGNSAEENDLTEQDDLIQILAAGLGADGAGLLLPLPPRLLQRGTVTEAVRSLRDAINDERLRVMQGSPSCDLWLPDVCFLENEPHRDLILQLYDIGCIMFGDHVQSSGEVLPYYIDLRRIISMPQIFHQIVGAYAEILQNLNFDRIAGIPYGSLPTATGLSLRLGRPMVFPRKEVKTYGAKRAIEGHFQSGELVVVVDDILITGNSVMKGAATLQAAGLRVEDIVVFIDHGRQVMERLTENGYRGHAVLSLDEISQTLYQANHISSQQFKLFQQHI; via the coding sequence ATGAATTTTTTCGATAAACTAATTAGCAGCATTGAGCGCAACCAAAGTTTGCTCTATGTGAACCTTGACCCCGACCCGGAAGTATATCCGCCTAACTTTGAGAATGAGCAGGGCCTAGGGTTGGTCGATGATGGTAAACTCGTGGAGGAGTGGTATCGATGGTTAAAGGCGATCGTAGAGCAAACCGCCAACTTAGTTTGTGCCTATAAACTAACTTTAAATACCTATTTAGGGCTTGGCTTGTCCGGGTGGCATCTTTTACAGCAGATTTTAGACCATATCCCCTCTACAATACCCGTCATTCTCGATGCTAAACACGCTGATCTCAATAGCGCCAGCCTGTTTGCGCGCATGATTTTTACAGAATGGGGGGTTGATGCTTGCACCGTATCCCCCTACACCGGACAGGATTTGGTCACACCCTTTCTGGTCTATCCTAATAAAGCAGTATTTGTCCTGTGTGCGACTGCTAACCCCTCCGCTAACCTACTCCAAGAATATCCTAACCCCGCACATCCTCTTTACTTGGAATTGGTGCGAGCTACCCAAACCTGGGGAACTCCAGAACAGGTCGGGTTAGAGGTCGGGGTCATGGCGGATATGTTAGCACGAATTCGTCGCCAAGCTCCAGAGCGTTTGATTTTGGTTCAGGGAAATAGTGCTGAGGAAAACGATCTAACCGAACAAGATGATCTGATCCAAATTCTGGCCGCGGGTTTGGGTGCTGACGGTGCGGGTCTATTGCTACCTCTACCACCACGTTTATTGCAACGGGGAACTGTCACAGAGGCGGTGCGGTCTTTGCGAGATGCTATCAATGACGAACGCCTGCGGGTTATGCAAGGTAGTCCTAGCTGTGACCTGTGGCTTCCTGATGTCTGTTTCTTGGAAAATGAACCCCACCGCGACCTGATTCTGCAACTTTATGATATTGGTTGCATTATGTTTGGCGACCATGTGCAATCATCAGGAGAGGTTCTCCCCTATTATATTGACTTGCGCCGGATTATTTCCATGCCCCAGATTTTTCATCAGATTGTGGGAGCATACGCAGAAATTCTCCAAAATCTTAATTTCGATCGCATTGCGGGTATTCCCTATGGGTCTCTACCTACAGCCACTGGTTTATCTCTCCGTTTAGGACGACCTATGGTGTTTCCACGAAAGGAAGTCAAAACCTATGGCGCTAAAAGGGCGATCGAAGGGCATTTTCAGTCAGGGGAACTCGTTGTCGTTGTCGATGATATCCTCATTACTGGCAATAGTGTCATGAAAGGAGCCGCCACATTACAAGCCGCAGGACTAAGGGTTGAGGATATTGTGGTATTTATCGATCATGGTCGCCAGGTCATGGAAAGGTTGACAGAAAATGGCTATCGTGGTCATGCGGTATTAAGTCTCGATGAAATTTCCCAAACCTTATACCAGGCTAACCACATTTCATCTCAACAATTTAAACTGTTCCAACAGCACATCTAG
- a CDS encoding DUF3611 family protein — protein MSEQVNFQSSPSHINQIALAFQKGGLIGLCLQVFFGVVPIFLLLFALFLSPARNRLGQSFVGLVLAYGCLLALGFTIYWCFHYTRIGDQLTDPDRRPSKASVTRSLWIGLGTNIAGMICAMVVAMWKVGALLFRMLSVPPGAATIYNPSEGATILSRSGPIIVPMDMITLQAALNAMAAEFVGIIVSLFLLYQITQSFSNREKRVTDLGGE, from the coding sequence ATGTCTGAGCAAGTTAATTTCCAATCATCTCCGTCCCATATTAATCAAATTGCCTTGGCTTTTCAAAAGGGAGGGTTGATCGGCTTATGTTTGCAGGTTTTTTTTGGGGTTGTACCCATTTTTCTGTTGTTGTTTGCGTTATTTCTCAGTCCCGCCAGAAATAGACTCGGACAATCATTTGTGGGTTTAGTTCTGGCTTATGGCTGTTTGTTGGCTCTAGGGTTTACCATTTACTGGTGTTTTCACTATACCCGAATTGGTGATCAACTGACTGACCCAGACCGTCGTCCGAGTAAGGCTAGTGTAACTCGCTCTCTTTGGATTGGGTTAGGAACTAATATAGCGGGTATGATTTGTGCTATGGTCGTGGCAATGTGGAAGGTGGGGGCTCTATTATTTAGAATGCTGTCTGTGCCACCGGGAGCCGCCACGATTTATAATCCGAGTGAGGGAGCGACTATTTTAAGTCGCAGCGGTCCGATTATTGTACCTATGGATATGATTACACTACAGGCTGCTCTTAATGCTATGGCGGCGGAGTTTGTGGGGATTATTGTATCTTTATTTCTGCTCTATCAAATTACTCAAAGTTTCTCTAATCGGGAAAAAAGGGTGACTGATTTGGGGGGTGAATGA